A region of Subdoligranulum variabile DNA encodes the following proteins:
- the ftsH gene encoding ATP-dependent zinc metalloprotease FtsH: MKETTPPKDPKKKLWIGYAIVLVLLLLSNIFLFPAMMQAGVKSVNYSDFLQMLEDKELTTVQLEDQQIYFVDKNDQSYKTNAIAQDGDLVNRLEDAGVEFGTVYQNPTIWDSLLNLVLSCLPFIVLFWLANRMLTKRMQNMGGANSMFFGGKSGAKQYVVDDKTGIKFQDVAGEDEAKESLQEIVDFLHNPKKYEDIGAKMPKGVLLVGPPGTGKTLLARAVAGEAGVPFFSIAGSEFVEMFVGMGASKVRDLFKQAAEKAPCIVFIDEIDTIGKKRDGAGSIGGNDEREQTLNQLLTEMDGFDATKGVVILAATNRPESLDPALTRPGRFDRRVPVELPDLKGRESILRLHAKKVKLGPDCDFAIVARMTPGASGAELANIINEAALCAVRHRRKAVTQFDLQEAVDTILAGAQKKNKILNDKEKCIVAYHEVGHALVAALQTHSAPVQKITIVPRTSGALGFTMQVDEGDHTLMTREEILNKIATLTGGRAAEELIFHSITTGASNDIEQATKLARAAVTRYGMTDDFDMVALETVNNAYLGGDASLACSQQTAAAVDAKVVELVKEAHRKALDLLADNKRKLDEIAQYLYEKETISGEEFMRILNAQPQLPAPNPTDSTKESQ, from the coding sequence ATGAAAGAAACGACACCCCCCAAAGATCCCAAGAAAAAACTTTGGATCGGGTATGCCATTGTACTGGTGCTGCTGCTGCTCAGCAACATCTTCCTCTTCCCGGCCATGATGCAGGCCGGGGTCAAAAGCGTCAACTACAGCGACTTCCTCCAGATGCTGGAGGACAAGGAGCTGACCACCGTCCAGCTGGAAGACCAGCAGATCTACTTTGTGGACAAGAACGACCAGTCCTACAAGACCAACGCCATCGCCCAGGACGGCGACCTGGTGAACCGTCTGGAGGATGCGGGCGTGGAGTTCGGCACCGTCTACCAGAACCCCACCATCTGGGATTCCCTGCTGAATCTGGTGCTCAGCTGCCTGCCCTTTATCGTGCTGTTCTGGCTGGCCAACCGGATGCTCACCAAGCGGATGCAGAACATGGGCGGCGCCAACTCCATGTTCTTCGGCGGCAAGTCGGGGGCCAAGCAGTATGTGGTGGACGACAAGACCGGCATCAAGTTCCAGGACGTGGCCGGCGAGGACGAAGCCAAGGAAAGTCTGCAGGAGATCGTGGATTTCCTGCACAACCCCAAGAAATACGAGGACATCGGCGCCAAGATGCCCAAGGGCGTGCTGCTGGTAGGCCCTCCGGGTACCGGCAAGACGCTGCTGGCCCGGGCCGTGGCCGGTGAGGCGGGCGTGCCCTTCTTCTCCATCGCGGGCAGCGAGTTCGTGGAGATGTTCGTGGGCATGGGTGCCTCCAAGGTGCGTGACCTCTTCAAGCAGGCCGCCGAGAAGGCCCCCTGCATCGTCTTCATCGACGAGATCGATACCATCGGCAAGAAGCGGGACGGCGCCGGTTCCATCGGCGGCAACGACGAGCGGGAACAGACGCTGAACCAGCTGCTCACCGAGATGGACGGCTTCGACGCCACCAAGGGCGTGGTGATCCTGGCCGCCACCAACCGTCCCGAGTCCCTGGACCCGGCCCTGACCCGTCCCGGCCGGTTTGACCGCCGCGTGCCGGTGGAGCTCCCCGACCTGAAAGGCCGGGAGAGCATCCTGCGCCTCCACGCCAAGAAGGTCAAACTGGGCCCCGACTGCGACTTTGCCATCGTGGCCCGGATGACCCCCGGTGCCTCCGGCGCCGAGCTGGCCAACATCATCAACGAGGCGGCCCTCTGCGCCGTGCGCCACCGCCGCAAGGCTGTGACCCAGTTCGACCTCCAGGAGGCCGTGGACACCATCCTGGCGGGCGCCCAGAAGAAAAACAAGATTTTGAACGACAAGGAAAAGTGCATCGTCGCCTATCACGAGGTGGGCCACGCCCTGGTGGCGGCCCTCCAGACCCACAGCGCCCCCGTGCAGAAGATCACCATCGTGCCCCGTACCTCGGGCGCCCTGGGCTTCACCATGCAGGTGGATGAGGGCGACCATACCCTCATGACCCGCGAGGAGATCCTCAACAAGATCGCCACCCTCACCGGCGGCCGGGCGGCGGAGGAGCTGATCTTCCACTCCATCACCACCGGCGCCTCCAACGACATCGAGCAGGCCACCAAGCTGGCCCGGGCGGCGGTCACCCGCTACGGCATGACCGACGACTTCGACATGGTGGCCCTGGAGACGGTGAACAACGCCTACCTGGGCGGCGACGCCAGCCTGGCCTGCAGCCAGCAGACCGCCGCGGCGGTGGACGCCAAGGTGGTGGAGCTGGTCAAGGAAGCCCACCGCAAGGCCCTGGATCTGCTGGCCGACAACAAGCGCAAACTGGATGAAATCGCTCAATATTTGTATGAAAAAGAAACCATCTCCGGCGAGGAATTCATGCGGATTTTGAACGCTCAGCCGCAATTACCGGCCCCCAATCCGACAGATTCCACAAAAGAAAGCCAGTAA
- a CDS encoding phosphopantetheine-binding protein, translated as MTFEELQELLAEQFSCDTAELKRGVALSDLGADHEDMVELAWGLGEALGVEIDESELNVDMTVGELWRFAVDLAENAEM; from the coding sequence GTGACGTTCGAGGAACTGCAGGAGCTTTTGGCCGAACAGTTCAGCTGTGACACAGCGGAACTGAAGCGCGGCGTAGCGCTCAGCGACCTGGGCGCCGACCATGAGGACATGGTGGAACTGGCCTGGGGACTGGGCGAGGCGCTGGGCGTCGAGATCGACGAGAGCGAGCTGAACGTGGATATGACGGTCGGCGAACTGTGGCGCTTTGCCGTTGACCTGGCTGAAAACGCCGAGATGTAA